In Lathamus discolor isolate bLatDis1 chromosome 1, bLatDis1.hap1, whole genome shotgun sequence, the following are encoded in one genomic region:
- the CARD10 gene encoding caspase recruitment domain-containing protein 10 isoform X1: MAALENAPLQARSLSEQEEEEDAVWEKIESARHQLTRSLNPAKLTPYLRQCRVIDEQDEEEVLNSCRFPCKSNQTGYLMDILRRRGKRGYEAFLESLEFYYPEHYTRLTGREPAQRCSMILDEEGPEGLTQFLMMEVKKVRAQRKELLLKEHQLQVKNQALEQEQARLEKQLQELLKVQERCQRLREEWDTNSVELLRLKDENYMMAMRYAQLCEEKNMAVLRSRDLQLVVDQLKCKVTSLEEECSLLRKQASAPPQQEAEERGHPDTVSELWAENQRLTASLQELQGMLQTPGEGPVPGSEQILLDILEHDWKEAQDDRQDLCQKLNSLQNELQWAEELRDKYLQEVEDLQLKYRTLQKDCDLYKHRMNTVLLQLEEIEKERDQAIQSRDGVQLQYSQSLIEKDQYRKRVRALEEERDELLSKLSQAEGLNSTLEAQLQRCQGSSSLGKMCSSSYSLCSNLSSTWSLVDNPMTGPVDVLGVSVIPFPGHSAIQSVEVTPDSEKDINRLSTFPFPPCIGSILRRQREDRCMTYKSLSCGSFSSIEDATGSGFASTSLGAFSSSSSSTYTRVKSEICLSTLPSREEVTRRSLVVQLSSMSHPSNPSPQEKRLGADISILGGNRTGIYVQWVKPGSQVEDAGLREGCRLIELRVPSLKEEVLSLENCTREVAFLSLLHWDEPSSLIFQLDLEGYQPLRDALEEGKKFSGDSFYVRTNLSLLEPSDPYALCVKCREILHVTDTMHKGRLEWYCSRVDPLTMRDLDKGTVPNYSRAHQLLKIQEKGQMPVQQRGHRNNLKKRALDQLRLVKSKPQRSPEQPPRQLWMDPCSDPDMSLKPYSLVRPVVVKTPRPVVLSPDCIAPRLIRNLLDLPTSRLDFHVCPAEKLAEGDPSTTHSHPVSRTGPQDRRESGRIRMIQEVMEKNKHCLLELGVQSVRDLIKSEIYPIVIHVEVTEKNIRGLRSLLGKVGQRDSEVLKVCRSAEQGLHTLPCSWARVEPHAWSHAEELPKVVRGCIFQEQTRPIWIEEGDD, translated from the exons ATGGCAG CCCTGGAGAATGCCCCTCTCCAAGCCCGCAGCCTCtcggagcaggaggaggaagaagatgcTGTCTGGGAGAAGATCGAGAGTGCCCGGCACCAGCTAACGCGCTCCCTAAACCCAGCGAAGCTCACCCCATACCTCCGCCAGTGCCGCGTGATAGACgagcaggatgaggaggaggtgctGAATTCATGCCGATTCCCTTGCAAAAGCAACCAGACAG GTTACCTGATGGACATCCTCCGGCGCCGTGGGAAGCGAGGCTATGAAGCCTTCCTGGAATCCTTAGAGTTTTACTACCCAGAGCACTACACACGACTAACGGGGAGGGAGCCAGCCCAGCGCTGCTCTATGATCCTGG ATGAGGAAGGCCCTGAGGGACTAACTCAGTTCCTGATGATGGAGGTGAAGAAGGTGAGGGCCCAACGGAAAGAGCTCCTGCTGAAGGAACACCAGCTCCAGGTGAAAAACCAGGCATTGGAGCAAGAGCAGGCCCggctggagaagcagctgcaggagctcctGAAGGTGCAGGAGCGTTGCCAGCGGCTCAGAGAGGAGTGGGACACCAACAGCGTGGAGCTGCTGAGGCTGAAGGACGAGAACTACATGATGGCCATGCGCTACGCGCAGCTCTGTGAGGAGAAGAACATGGCTGTGCTGCGGAGCAGGGACTTGCAGCTGGTG GTGGACCAGCTGAAATGCAAAGTGACCAGCCTAGAGGAAGAGTGCAGCCTGCTGCGGAAGCAGGCATCTGCACCGCCccagcaggaggcagaggagcgGGGACACCCCGACACCGTGTCTGAGCTGTGGGCTGAGAACCAGCGGCTCACAGCAtcgctgcaggagctgcagggcatGCTGCAG ACACCCGGCGAGGGCCCAGTGCCAGGCTCTGAGCAGATCCTGCTGGACATCCTGGAGCACGACTGGAAGGAAGCCCAAGACGACCGGCAGGATCTCTGCCAGAAACTCAACTCCCTGCAGAATGAGCTGCAGTGGGCCGAAGAGCTGCGGGATAAG TACCTCCAGGAGGTGGAAGATCTGCAGCTGAAGTACCGGACGCTGCAGAAGGACTGTGATCTCTACAAGCATCGTATgaacacagtgctgctgcagctggaggagattGAAAAAGAGCGGGACCAG GCAATCCAGAGCCGTGATGGGGTGCAGCTACAATACTCCCAGAGCCTGATCGAGAAGGACCAGTACCGCAAACGCGTACGTGCCCTGGAGGAGGAGCGGGATGAGCTCCTAAGCAAGCTGAGCCAGGCCGAAGGGCTGAACAGCACACTGGAGGCACAGCTGCAGCGGTGCCaagggagcagcagcctgggcaaG ATGTGCAGCTCTTCCTACTCGCTCTGCTCCAACCTCAGCAGCACCTGGAGCCTTGTAGACAACCCTATGACAGGACCTGTGGATGTGCTGGGGGTTTCTGTTATCCCTTTCCCAGGGCATTCGGCCATTCAGAGCGTG GAGGTGACTCCTGACAGTGAGAAGGATATCAACCGCCTTtccaccttccccttcccaccTTGCATCGGCTCCATCCTCCGTCGGCAGCGGGAAGATAGGTGCATGACCTACAAAAG TTTGTCCTGTGGCTCCTTCAGCAGCATTGAAGATGCAACAG GTAGTGGTTTTGCTAGCACCTCGCTTGGGgccttctcctcttcttccagCAGCACCTACACCAGGGTGAAGTCGGAGATTTGCTTGTCCACGCTTCCCAGCCGTGAGGAGGTCACCAGGAG GTCACTGGTGGTACAGCTCTCTAGCATGAGTCACCCCAGCAACCCGTCACCCCAGGAGAAGAGGCTTGGAGCAGacatctccatccttggagggaACAGGACAGGGATTTATGTCCAGTGGGTCAAGCCAGGCTCACAGGTTGAGGATGCAGGACTTAGGGAAGGGTGCCGGCTTATTGAG CTGAGGGTGCCGTCGTTGAAGGAAGAGGTGCTTTCCCTGGAGAACTGCACGCGGGAGGTTGCCTTCCTGAGCCTGCTGCACTGGGATGAGCCCTCCAGCCTCATCTTTCAGCTGGACCTGGAAG GATACCAGCCCCTGCGGGATGCcctggaagaagggaagaagtttTCTGGAGACTCCTTCTATGTACGCACCAACCTGTCCCTCCTGGAGCCATCAGACCCTTACGCACTGTGCGTGAAGTGTCGGGAGATCCTCCATGTCACGGACACCATGCACAAAGGGCGGCTGGAGTGGTACTGCTCCCGCGTCGACCCCTTGACCATGCGGGACCTGGACAAGGGAACAGTGCCTAACTACAGCAG GGCTCACCAGCTTTTGAAGATCCAGGAGAAGGGCCAGATGCCTGTGCAGCAGAGGGGCCACAGGAATAAT CTAAAGAAACGGGCCTTGGACCAGCTGCGCCTGGTGAAATCCAAACCACAGAGGAGCCCAGAACAGCCCCCTCGGCAGTTGTGGATGGACCCCTGCTCAG ACCCAGACATGAGCCTGAAGCCTTACAGCCTGGTGCGTCCCGTGGTGGTCAAGACCCCCCGTCCTGTAGTGCTTTCACCTGACTGCATTGCACCACGGCTCATCAGGAACCTGCTGGACTTGCCCACCTCTCGCTTGGACTTCCATGTATGCCCAGCAG AGAAGCTGGCAGAAGGGGATCCCAGCACAACTCACTCTCACCCTGTGTCTAGAACTGGCCCCCAGGACCGGAGGGAGAGTGGGCGAATCCGCATGATCcaggaggtgatggagaag AATAAACACTGCCTGCTAGAGCTGGGAGTTCAGAGTGTGAGGGATCTAATTAAAAGTGAGATATACCCCATTGTTATCCATGTCGAGGTCACAGAGAAGAACATCAGAGGACTCAG GAGCTTGCTGGGGAAGGTGGGCCAGCGGGACTCGGAGGTGCTGAAGGTGTGCCGCAGCGCGGAGCAGGGTCTTCACactctgccctgctcctgggcccGGGTGGAGCCCCATGCCTGGAGCCACGCTGAGGAGCTGCCCAAGGTGGTTCGTGGCTGCATCTTCCAGGAGCAAACCCGACCCATATGGATTGAGGAGGGCGACGACTGA
- the CARD10 gene encoding caspase recruitment domain-containing protein 10 isoform X2 codes for MAALENAPLQARSLSEQEEEEDAVWEKIESARHQLTRSLNPAKLTPYLRQCRVIDEQDEEEVLNSCRFPCKSNQTGYLMDILRRRGKRGYEAFLESLEFYYPEHYTRLTGREPAQRCSMILDEEGPEGLTQFLMMEVKKVRAQRKELLLKEHQLQVKNQALEQEQARLEKQLQELLKVQERCQRLREEWDTNSVELLRLKDENYMMAMRYAQLCEEKNMAVLRSRDLQLVVDQLKCKVTSLEEECSLLRKQASAPPQQEAEERGHPDTVSELWAENQRLTASLQELQGMLQTPGEGPVPGSEQILLDILEHDWKEAQDDRQDLCQKLNSLQNELQWAEELRDKYLQEVEDLQLKYRTLQKDCDLYKHRMNTVLLQLEEIEKERDQAIQSRDGVQLQYSQSLIEKDQYRKRVRALEEERDELLSKLSQAEGLNSTLEAQLQRCQGSSSLGKMCSSSYSLCSNLSSTWSLVDNPMTGPVDVLGVSVIPFPGHSAIQSVEVTPDSEKDINRLSTFPFPPCIGSILRRQREDRCMTYKSLSCGSFSSIEDATGSGFASTSLGAFSSSSSSTYTRVKSEICLSTLPSREEVTRRSLVVQLSSMSHPSNPSPQEKRLGADISILGGNRTGIYVQWVKPGSQVEDAGLREGCRLIELRVPSLKEEVLSLENCTREVAFLSLLHWDEPSSLIFQLDLEGYQPLRDALEEGKKFSGDSFYVRTNLSLLEPSDPYALCVKCREILHVTDTMHKGRLEWYCSRVDPLTMRDLDKGTVPNYSRAHQLLKIQEKGQMPVQQRGHRNNLKKRALDQLRLVKSKPQRSPEQPPRQLWMDPCSDPDMSLKPYSLVRPVVVKTPRPVVLSPDCIAPRLIRNLLDLPTSRLDFHVCPAEKLAEGDPSTTHSHPVSRTGPQDRRESGRIRMIQENKHCLLELGVQSVRDLIKSEIYPIVIHVEVTEKNIRGLRSLLGKVGQRDSEVLKVCRSAEQGLHTLPCSWARVEPHAWSHAEELPKVVRGCIFQEQTRPIWIEEGDD; via the exons ATGGCAG CCCTGGAGAATGCCCCTCTCCAAGCCCGCAGCCTCtcggagcaggaggaggaagaagatgcTGTCTGGGAGAAGATCGAGAGTGCCCGGCACCAGCTAACGCGCTCCCTAAACCCAGCGAAGCTCACCCCATACCTCCGCCAGTGCCGCGTGATAGACgagcaggatgaggaggaggtgctGAATTCATGCCGATTCCCTTGCAAAAGCAACCAGACAG GTTACCTGATGGACATCCTCCGGCGCCGTGGGAAGCGAGGCTATGAAGCCTTCCTGGAATCCTTAGAGTTTTACTACCCAGAGCACTACACACGACTAACGGGGAGGGAGCCAGCCCAGCGCTGCTCTATGATCCTGG ATGAGGAAGGCCCTGAGGGACTAACTCAGTTCCTGATGATGGAGGTGAAGAAGGTGAGGGCCCAACGGAAAGAGCTCCTGCTGAAGGAACACCAGCTCCAGGTGAAAAACCAGGCATTGGAGCAAGAGCAGGCCCggctggagaagcagctgcaggagctcctGAAGGTGCAGGAGCGTTGCCAGCGGCTCAGAGAGGAGTGGGACACCAACAGCGTGGAGCTGCTGAGGCTGAAGGACGAGAACTACATGATGGCCATGCGCTACGCGCAGCTCTGTGAGGAGAAGAACATGGCTGTGCTGCGGAGCAGGGACTTGCAGCTGGTG GTGGACCAGCTGAAATGCAAAGTGACCAGCCTAGAGGAAGAGTGCAGCCTGCTGCGGAAGCAGGCATCTGCACCGCCccagcaggaggcagaggagcgGGGACACCCCGACACCGTGTCTGAGCTGTGGGCTGAGAACCAGCGGCTCACAGCAtcgctgcaggagctgcagggcatGCTGCAG ACACCCGGCGAGGGCCCAGTGCCAGGCTCTGAGCAGATCCTGCTGGACATCCTGGAGCACGACTGGAAGGAAGCCCAAGACGACCGGCAGGATCTCTGCCAGAAACTCAACTCCCTGCAGAATGAGCTGCAGTGGGCCGAAGAGCTGCGGGATAAG TACCTCCAGGAGGTGGAAGATCTGCAGCTGAAGTACCGGACGCTGCAGAAGGACTGTGATCTCTACAAGCATCGTATgaacacagtgctgctgcagctggaggagattGAAAAAGAGCGGGACCAG GCAATCCAGAGCCGTGATGGGGTGCAGCTACAATACTCCCAGAGCCTGATCGAGAAGGACCAGTACCGCAAACGCGTACGTGCCCTGGAGGAGGAGCGGGATGAGCTCCTAAGCAAGCTGAGCCAGGCCGAAGGGCTGAACAGCACACTGGAGGCACAGCTGCAGCGGTGCCaagggagcagcagcctgggcaaG ATGTGCAGCTCTTCCTACTCGCTCTGCTCCAACCTCAGCAGCACCTGGAGCCTTGTAGACAACCCTATGACAGGACCTGTGGATGTGCTGGGGGTTTCTGTTATCCCTTTCCCAGGGCATTCGGCCATTCAGAGCGTG GAGGTGACTCCTGACAGTGAGAAGGATATCAACCGCCTTtccaccttccccttcccaccTTGCATCGGCTCCATCCTCCGTCGGCAGCGGGAAGATAGGTGCATGACCTACAAAAG TTTGTCCTGTGGCTCCTTCAGCAGCATTGAAGATGCAACAG GTAGTGGTTTTGCTAGCACCTCGCTTGGGgccttctcctcttcttccagCAGCACCTACACCAGGGTGAAGTCGGAGATTTGCTTGTCCACGCTTCCCAGCCGTGAGGAGGTCACCAGGAG GTCACTGGTGGTACAGCTCTCTAGCATGAGTCACCCCAGCAACCCGTCACCCCAGGAGAAGAGGCTTGGAGCAGacatctccatccttggagggaACAGGACAGGGATTTATGTCCAGTGGGTCAAGCCAGGCTCACAGGTTGAGGATGCAGGACTTAGGGAAGGGTGCCGGCTTATTGAG CTGAGGGTGCCGTCGTTGAAGGAAGAGGTGCTTTCCCTGGAGAACTGCACGCGGGAGGTTGCCTTCCTGAGCCTGCTGCACTGGGATGAGCCCTCCAGCCTCATCTTTCAGCTGGACCTGGAAG GATACCAGCCCCTGCGGGATGCcctggaagaagggaagaagtttTCTGGAGACTCCTTCTATGTACGCACCAACCTGTCCCTCCTGGAGCCATCAGACCCTTACGCACTGTGCGTGAAGTGTCGGGAGATCCTCCATGTCACGGACACCATGCACAAAGGGCGGCTGGAGTGGTACTGCTCCCGCGTCGACCCCTTGACCATGCGGGACCTGGACAAGGGAACAGTGCCTAACTACAGCAG GGCTCACCAGCTTTTGAAGATCCAGGAGAAGGGCCAGATGCCTGTGCAGCAGAGGGGCCACAGGAATAAT CTAAAGAAACGGGCCTTGGACCAGCTGCGCCTGGTGAAATCCAAACCACAGAGGAGCCCAGAACAGCCCCCTCGGCAGTTGTGGATGGACCCCTGCTCAG ACCCAGACATGAGCCTGAAGCCTTACAGCCTGGTGCGTCCCGTGGTGGTCAAGACCCCCCGTCCTGTAGTGCTTTCACCTGACTGCATTGCACCACGGCTCATCAGGAACCTGCTGGACTTGCCCACCTCTCGCTTGGACTTCCATGTATGCCCAGCAG AGAAGCTGGCAGAAGGGGATCCCAGCACAACTCACTCTCACCCTGTGTCTAGAACTGGCCCCCAGGACCGGAGGGAGAGTGGGCGAATCCGCATGATCcaggag AATAAACACTGCCTGCTAGAGCTGGGAGTTCAGAGTGTGAGGGATCTAATTAAAAGTGAGATATACCCCATTGTTATCCATGTCGAGGTCACAGAGAAGAACATCAGAGGACTCAG GAGCTTGCTGGGGAAGGTGGGCCAGCGGGACTCGGAGGTGCTGAAGGTGTGCCGCAGCGCGGAGCAGGGTCTTCACactctgccctgctcctgggcccGGGTGGAGCCCCATGCCTGGAGCCACGCTGAGGAGCTGCCCAAGGTGGTTCGTGGCTGCATCTTCCAGGAGCAAACCCGACCCATATGGATTGAGGAGGGCGACGACTGA